One bacterium genomic window, AGCAGGGGCAGCCCCGCCACCACGCCGGCGGCGCGGGCCGTGAAGGCGCCCCTCGCGGTCGCCCCCGCGACGGCCGTCACGTCGGTGCTCGCGTCACCGGGGCCGACATCCTCGGCCAGGCTCTGCCGCAGCAGGGCCTCGAGCCAGGCGTCGGCAGGAAAGGTGCGACTCACATCGTTCATGCGGTGTCTCCCCGGGCGTCGGCGTCGCCGAGACCCCACTGGGCCTTGAGGTCCTCCATGCGGTCCCGCAGGGCCGCCGCCTTCTCGAACTCCAGCGCCTTGGCGGCCTCGCGCATGGCACGGTCGAGCATCTCGACCATCTCGCGCGGCGACATGGCCTGGTCGATGACGGCCTCCCACGGCCGCGGGTCCGCCGCCGGCGCCTCCAGCCCCCGCTCGCCCGCGGCGGCGGTCTGCTGGAGGATCTCTGCGCGACTCTTGGTGACCGTGCGGGGCACCAGGCCGTGCTCCTCGTTCCAGGCCAGCTGCCTCGCCCGGCGGCGGTTGGTTTCCGAGATGGCCCGCTCCATCGAATGGGTGACCCGATCGGCGTACATCACGACCCGTCCGTTGACGTTCCGCGCGGCCCGGCCCGCGGTCTGGATCAGCGAGCGTTCGGAACGCAGGAAGCCCTCGCGGTCGGCATCGAGGATCGCCACGAGCGAGACCTCCGGCAGATCGAGCCCTTCGCGCAGCAGGTTCACGCCGACGATCACCTCGGTCTCTCCCAACCGCAACCGCCGCAGGATCTCGATCCGATCGAGGGCCGAGATGTCCGAATGGAGGTAGGTCACCTTCACGCCGGCTGCCGCGAGGTATTCCGTCAGGTCCTCGCTCATCTTCTTGGTCAGCGTCGTGACCAGGACCCGCTCCCCGCGCCCGGTGACCACGCGGATCTTCTCGAGGAGGTCGTCCACCTGGTCGGCCACGGGCAGCACGTCGATGGGCGGGTCGACCAGCCCCGTGGGCCGGATCACCTGTTCGACGACGACGCCCGCGCACTTGGCCAGCTCGTAGTCCGCCGGCGTCGCCGAGACGAAGACGGTGCGGGGCATCATCTCCTCGAATTCCGCGAACAGCAACGGGCGGTTGTCGAGGGCGCTCGGCAGGCGGAAGCCGTGTTCGACGAGACTCGTCTTGCGCGACCGGTCGCCGTGGTACATGGCGCCGATCTGCGGGATCGTCGCATGGGACTCGTCGATGATCATGAGGTAGTCGTCGGGGAAGTAGTCGAGCAGGCAGGCCGGACGTTCGCCGGCCTGGCGTCGATCGAAGTAGCGCGAATAGTTCTCCACGCCGGCGCAATGCCCGATCTGCTGGATCATCTCCATGTCGTAGCGCGTGCGCGACGCCAGGCGCTGGGCCTCGAGCGGCTTGCCGGCCGCGTCGAGCTGCCCCAACCTCTCCTCCAGGTCGCGCCCGATCTCGTCGACGATCACGCCCACGCCCTCGGGCCCGGTGACGAACTGGGTCGCCGGATAGATGACGGTGTCGTCCGCCGGCCCGAGCACCCGGCCGGTGAGCGGCTCGATCCAGGCCATGGCTTCGATCTCGTCGCCGAAGAACTCCACGCGCAGCACCCGCTCCTCGTAGGCCGACCGGATCTCCACCGTGTCGCCGCGCGCCCGGAAGGTCCCGTAGCCGGGCTCCAGGTCGTTGCGTCCGTACTGGTTCTTCACGAGTCGGGCCAGGAGGTCGTCACGGTCCATCTCCAGACCGACCCGCAGGGGAATGCGGCTTTCCCTGAACGTGGTCGGGTTGCCGACACCGTAGATGGCCGACACGCTGGCGACGACGATCACGTCGTCCCGCGTGAGCAGGTTGCTGGTG contains:
- the uvrB gene encoding excinuclease ABC subunit UvrB: MGLFNLVAPFAPTGDQPTAIAELTAEARNGTRFQTLLGVTGSGKTFTMANVIAQLDRPALVFSHNKTLAAQLYGELKGFFPDNAVEFFISYYDYYQPEAFIPATNTYIEKDTSINDEIERLRLRATSNLLTRDDVIVVASVSAIYGVGNPTTFRESRIPLRVGLEMDRDDLLARLVKNQYGRNDLEPGYGTFRARGDTVEIRSAYEERVLRVEFFGDEIEAMAWIEPLTGRVLGPADDTVIYPATQFVTGPEGVGVIVDEIGRDLEERLGQLDAAGKPLEAQRLASRTRYDMEMIQQIGHCAGVENYSRYFDRRQAGERPACLLDYFPDDYLMIIDESHATIPQIGAMYHGDRSRKTSLVEHGFRLPSALDNRPLLFAEFEEMMPRTVFVSATPADYELAKCAGVVVEQVIRPTGLVDPPIDVLPVADQVDDLLEKIRVVTGRGERVLVTTLTKKMSEDLTEYLAAAGVKVTYLHSDISALDRIEILRRLRLGETEVIVGVNLLREGLDLPEVSLVAILDADREGFLRSERSLIQTAGRAARNVNGRVVMYADRVTHSMERAISETNRRRARQLAWNEEHGLVPRTVTKSRAEILQQTAAAGERGLEAPAADPRPWEAVIDQAMSPREMVEMLDRAMREAAKALEFEKAAALRDRMEDLKAQWGLGDADARGDTA